One segment of Actinomyces sp. 432 DNA contains the following:
- a CDS encoding ABC transporter ATP-binding protein, with protein MDSRRPEGAIEISGLVKAFGRLRAVDGLDLNVRRGQIHGFLGPNGAGKSTTIRVLLGMYRRSAGEVRVLGLDPAHAANAITRRTAYVPGDVALWPALTGAQTLDAFAALRGRRDRRREAELIEAFSLDPSKPVRSYSKGNRQKVALIAALAAPCELIVLDEPTAGLDPLQEEVFQTCVRQAAAGGRTVLLSSHLLDEVDRVCDAVTIIKDGRTVETGTLDALRHLRDSTITCRLPDGAAPELPRGINAPPAGADGVTRISAPAEDVPNVLSALIAAGAQGLTCAPASLEDLFLRHYEGQAR; from the coding sequence ATGGACTCCCGCCGCCCCGAGGGCGCCATTGAGATCAGCGGCCTAGTCAAGGCCTTTGGACGCCTGCGCGCCGTCGACGGCCTGGACCTGAACGTGCGCCGCGGTCAGATCCACGGCTTCCTCGGTCCCAACGGCGCCGGCAAGTCCACCACGATTCGCGTACTGCTGGGCATGTACCGCCGGAGCGCCGGCGAGGTGCGGGTGCTGGGACTCGATCCGGCGCACGCGGCGAACGCCATCACCCGGCGCACCGCCTACGTACCCGGCGACGTGGCGCTGTGGCCGGCCCTGACCGGGGCGCAGACTCTGGACGCCTTCGCCGCACTGCGCGGCCGCCGCGATCGACGCCGCGAGGCGGAGCTGATCGAGGCATTCAGTCTGGATCCGTCCAAGCCGGTGCGCAGCTACTCCAAGGGCAATCGACAGAAGGTGGCCCTGATCGCGGCCCTGGCGGCGCCGTGCGAACTAATCGTCCTGGATGAGCCCACCGCCGGACTCGACCCGCTTCAGGAGGAGGTATTCCAGACCTGTGTGCGCCAGGCGGCCGCCGGGGGCCGCACGGTGCTGCTGTCCAGCCATCTGCTGGACGAGGTGGACCGCGTGTGCGACGCGGTCACCATTATCAAGGATGGGCGCACCGTGGAGACCGGCACACTGGACGCGCTGCGGCACCTGCGCGACTCGACGATCACCTGCCGTCTGCCCGACGGCGCTGCACCGGAACTACCACGCGGCATCAACGCCCCGCCGGCGGGGGCCGACGGCGTGACGCGAATATCGGCGCCCGCTGAGGACGTTCCGAATGTGCTGAGCGCCCTCATCGCCGCGGGCGCCCAGGGACTGACCTGCGCCCCGGCGTCCCTGGAGGACCTCTTCCTGCGTCACTACGAGGGCCAGGCCCGATGA
- a CDS encoding helix-turn-helix transcriptional regulator, with the protein MSQVDDDSTRSRVLDLIAEKGPISAAQLAKVLSLTPAAVRRHLTALEQSGEIAVHNPAASGKRRRGRPARFYVATAHAHTSFGEGYSELANRALSYLSQVGGDKAIDSFAASRGRDLERRYMPIVEAVGKDPAERARALADALTLDGYAATVRDVGDGTFAVQLCQGHCPVREVAGHFQALCDAETRTFARLLGVPVQRLATLAGGEHVCTTHVPIAMPTLRKRAARAVDQRGRSPRRMEGN; encoded by the coding sequence ATGAGCCAAGTCGATGACGACTCCACCCGCTCACGAGTCCTCGACCTAATCGCAGAGAAGGGCCCGATATCAGCCGCCCAGCTGGCCAAGGTGCTCAGTCTCACCCCCGCAGCCGTGCGCCGTCACCTCACCGCGCTGGAGCAGTCCGGTGAGATCGCGGTCCACAACCCGGCCGCCAGCGGCAAGCGCCGCCGCGGCCGCCCGGCACGCTTCTACGTCGCTACCGCGCACGCGCACACGAGCTTCGGCGAGGGGTACTCGGAGCTGGCCAACCGGGCCCTGTCCTACCTGTCGCAGGTAGGCGGGGACAAGGCCATTGACTCCTTCGCCGCCTCCCGCGGCCGCGATCTGGAGCGCCGCTACATGCCCATTGTCGAGGCCGTCGGAAAGGACCCGGCCGAGCGGGCGCGCGCCCTGGCGGACGCCCTGACCCTGGATGGCTACGCGGCCACGGTCCGTGACGTAGGTGACGGTACCTTCGCCGTTCAGCTGTGCCAGGGCCACTGCCCGGTGCGCGAGGTCGCCGGGCACTTCCAGGCACTCTGCGACGCCGAGACCCGCACCTTCGCGCGCCTGCTCGGTGTACCCGTGCAGCGCCTGGCCACCCTGGCCGGCGGCGAGCACGTTTGCACCACACACGTACCCATCGCCATGCCCACGCTGCGCAAGCGCGCTGCACGGGCGGTAGACCAGCGGGGCCGCAGCCCCCGAAGAATGGAAGGAAACTGA
- a CDS encoding flavodoxin family protein: protein MPTAPTALIVVESCFGNTRAIAEAVAAGLTDAGTQARVLDAVQAPTSLSAKLDLLILGAPTHNRGLPTAATRTQALKQAGATVPNSGMREWLARTTIPAVLTTAVFDTVTSKSWLSGSAAKAIIKALRRGRGRDAPSIRSFLVQGQSGPLADGEEAAARTWGRALAALGLIA, encoded by the coding sequence ATGCCCACCGCACCCACCGCGCTCATCGTCGTTGAGTCCTGCTTCGGCAACACCCGGGCGATCGCCGAGGCCGTCGCCGCCGGGCTCACGGATGCCGGGACGCAGGCCCGGGTCCTTGATGCGGTCCAAGCACCCACCTCGCTGTCCGCGAAGCTCGATCTGCTGATTCTGGGAGCTCCCACCCACAACCGGGGACTACCGACCGCAGCCACGCGCACCCAGGCTCTTAAGCAAGCCGGTGCGACCGTGCCGAACAGCGGCATGCGCGAATGGCTGGCGCGCACCACCATTCCGGCCGTCCTTACCACGGCCGTCTTTGACACGGTGACCTCCAAGAGCTGGCTGAGCGGCTCGGCGGCCAAGGCGATTATCAAGGCCCTGCGGCGCGGGCGGGGCCGGGATGCACCGTCGATCAGGAGCTTCCTGGTTCAAGGGCAGTCGGGGCCCCTGGCCGACGGCGAGGAGGCGGCCGCCCGCACCTGGGGGCGTGCTCTGGCGGCGTTGGGCCTGATCGCCTAA
- the sufD gene encoding Fe-S cluster assembly protein SufD — MPELKTDHSRASLEGAHSHGGRRYVSSRAERPTSFDPADIPVPHGREEEWRFTPVKRFAPLFDLDAVMAGSGSGPLVVDIDAPAGTEAETVDRQDPRLGVVGAPVDRTGVVAWAAFQAATVLTVLPGAVLERAVRVTTTGADEALAHPAAQHIRVIAERDAVGTVLLDHRGTAALTQTVEVTVADGAELTLVTIQGWEDRAVHASNHRVRVEGRGVLKHVVVSLGGDVRICSDLGFQGEGGHIDAYGVYFTDGGQHQEHRPYVAHTEPHCYSRVAYKGALQGESAHSVWVGDCFIGAGARGTDTYELNRNLVLTEGAKADSIPNLEIENGNIEGAGHASATGRFDDEQLFYLRARGIPEMEARRLVVLGFFNEIVAEIRVPEVEERLMAAIEKELELTGLVSAREQAAAV, encoded by the coding sequence ATGCCCGAATTAAAGACCGACCACTCGCGCGCGTCGTTGGAGGGCGCCCACTCGCACGGCGGGCGACGCTACGTCTCCTCCCGCGCAGAGAGGCCCACTTCCTTCGACCCGGCCGACATCCCGGTTCCCCACGGCCGCGAGGAGGAGTGGCGGTTCACCCCCGTCAAGCGCTTCGCCCCCCTGTTCGACCTCGACGCCGTCATGGCGGGATCCGGCTCCGGACCGCTGGTCGTTGACATCGATGCCCCGGCGGGCACCGAGGCCGAGACCGTCGACCGCCAGGACCCGCGCCTGGGCGTCGTCGGGGCCCCAGTCGACCGTACCGGGGTTGTCGCCTGGGCCGCCTTCCAGGCCGCAACCGTGCTAACCGTGCTGCCCGGGGCGGTGCTGGAGCGGGCGGTGCGCGTGACCACCACCGGCGCGGATGAGGCGCTGGCGCACCCCGCCGCCCAGCACATTCGCGTCATCGCCGAGAGGGATGCGGTGGGTACGGTGCTGCTCGACCACCGCGGCACCGCCGCGCTGACCCAGACCGTGGAGGTGACTGTGGCCGACGGGGCCGAGCTGACCCTGGTGACGATTCAGGGGTGGGAGGACCGTGCCGTTCACGCCTCCAACCACCGCGTGCGCGTGGAGGGGCGCGGCGTCCTCAAGCACGTCGTCGTCTCCCTGGGCGGGGACGTGCGCATCTGCTCCGACCTCGGCTTCCAGGGCGAGGGTGGACACATTGACGCCTACGGCGTGTACTTCACCGACGGCGGCCAGCACCAGGAGCACCGCCCCTACGTCGCCCACACCGAGCCGCACTGCTACTCCCGGGTCGCCTACAAGGGCGCCCTGCAGGGGGAGAGCGCTCACTCCGTGTGGGTAGGCGACTGCTTCATCGGTGCCGGCGCGCGCGGCACCGACACCTACGAGCTCAACCGCAACCTGGTGCTCACCGAGGGCGCCAAGGCGGACTCCATCCCCAACCTGGAGATCGAGAACGGCAACATTGAGGGCGCCGGGCACGCCTCGGCAACCGGCCGTTTTGACGACGAGCAGCTGTTCTACCTGCGCGCCCGCGGCATCCCGGAGATGGAGGCCCGCCGCCTGGTGGTGCTCGGCTTCTTCAACGAGATCGTCGCTGAGATCCGCGTGCCCGAGGTCGAGGAGCGGCTGATGGCCGCGATAGAGAAGGAGCTCGAGCTGACCGGGCTCGTATCCGCCCGCGAGCAGGCCGCCGCCGTCTGA
- a CDS encoding MerR family transcriptional regulator: MRVAEIARLTGTSVRTVRYYHSLGLLPVPEERGGWRDYDLGHVARLSRIRWLVQAGVPLKAIGHILGRSAEQEEGPDAAATVITDLSGALYAVQEHLDGVLRQRDMLIGLLKRAQEGLTVSPMPPRMVAFFDRLEAAAPDERTRAAVRRERDLVDVACYSGRMPPAAELIFPEPDDGEDADALAAYGRDTAGLSDAQIEERAADNIARFERVLGPQRCRELAEDFDTASVRPLFQLIAAVEPGYARMAEAMERLLIEAIARWRAR, encoded by the coding sequence ATGCGCGTCGCCGAAATAGCCCGGCTCACCGGCACCTCCGTTCGCACTGTGCGCTATTACCACTCGCTGGGTCTGCTGCCCGTGCCCGAGGAGCGGGGCGGCTGGCGCGACTACGACCTCGGCCATGTGGCCCGCCTGTCACGCATCCGCTGGCTGGTCCAGGCCGGCGTCCCGCTGAAGGCCATCGGACACATACTGGGCCGGTCCGCCGAGCAGGAGGAGGGCCCGGATGCCGCGGCAACCGTCATCACCGACCTGTCGGGAGCACTGTACGCCGTACAGGAGCACCTGGACGGGGTGCTGCGGCAGCGGGACATGCTGATCGGCCTGCTGAAGCGGGCGCAGGAGGGCTTGACCGTCTCCCCGATGCCGCCGCGCATGGTGGCCTTCTTCGACCGTCTGGAGGCGGCCGCGCCCGATGAGCGGACACGGGCGGCCGTGCGCCGCGAGCGCGACCTGGTCGACGTGGCCTGCTACAGCGGGCGCATGCCTCCCGCTGCCGAACTGATCTTCCCCGAGCCCGACGACGGTGAGGACGCCGACGCCCTGGCGGCCTACGGCAGGGACACCGCGGGCCTGAGCGACGCGCAGATCGAGGAGCGCGCGGCGGACAATATCGCCAGATTCGAACGGGTTCTGGGGCCGCAGCGCTGCCGGGAGCTCGCCGAAGACTTCGACACCGCCAGTGTCCGCCCCCTGTTCCAACTGATTGCCGCGGTGGAACCGGGGTATGCACGGATGGCGGAGGCGATGGAGAGGCTGTTGATCGAGGCGATCGCCCGCTGGCGGGCGCGGTGA
- the ypfJ gene encoding KPN_02809 family neutral zinc metallopeptidase: MSFNRNIKLDPNRVQTRSGGRRGAAIGGGSVLAVLAVLLLSQVTGVDLSGLLAAQDTAPDSSTSVIDTSMCTSGESANQHTQCRMIATAESLDAVWSEQLPAQARTAYAEPGFILWDGQSVSTACGSATSAVGPFYCPGDSNVYLDMSFFSDMESTLGAKDTPLAEEYIVAHEFGHHIQNLLGVMGSTDRSRSGADSDSVRTELQADCYAGVWVHYAATTVDPETGTPFLVEPTEAEIATAIQAAESVGDDHIQQRSRGTVDSDTWTHGSSEQRVRWFTTGMRSGSLEQCNTFAVSGSQL, translated from the coding sequence GTGTCCTTCAACCGCAACATCAAACTCGACCCCAACCGGGTACAGACGCGTTCCGGAGGTCGCCGTGGCGCCGCCATCGGCGGCGGCTCGGTGCTGGCAGTGCTGGCGGTACTCCTGCTCTCCCAGGTCACCGGCGTCGACCTGAGCGGACTGCTGGCCGCGCAGGACACCGCCCCCGACTCCTCCACCTCCGTGATCGACACGTCCATGTGCACCAGCGGCGAGTCCGCCAACCAGCACACCCAGTGCCGGATGATCGCAACCGCCGAGTCACTGGATGCGGTGTGGAGTGAGCAGCTGCCTGCCCAGGCCCGCACCGCCTACGCCGAGCCGGGCTTCATCCTGTGGGACGGGCAGTCCGTGTCGACGGCGTGCGGTTCGGCCACCAGCGCCGTCGGCCCCTTCTACTGCCCAGGGGACTCCAACGTCTACCTGGACATGAGCTTCTTCTCCGACATGGAGTCCACACTCGGCGCAAAGGACACCCCACTGGCGGAGGAGTACATCGTCGCCCACGAGTTCGGCCACCATATCCAGAACCTGCTCGGCGTGATGGGGTCAACCGACCGCTCCCGCAGCGGCGCAGACTCCGACTCAGTACGCACCGAGCTCCAGGCCGACTGCTACGCGGGCGTGTGGGTGCACTATGCCGCCACGACCGTTGACCCCGAGACCGGCACACCCTTCCTGGTGGAACCCACGGAAGCGGAGATCGCTACGGCGATTCAGGCGGCCGAGTCAGTGGGCGACGACCACATTCAGCAGCGCTCCCGCGGCACCGTCGATTCGGACACCTGGACGCACGGATCCTCCGAGCAGCGGGTGCGCTGGTTCACCACCGGCATGCGCTCCGGCTCCCTGGAGCAGTGCAACACCTTCGCCGTTTCCGGCTCCCAGCTCTGA
- a CDS encoding metal-sulfur cluster assembly factor, which produces MSQTAQETNPMAAQQAPTTVADVDVAAIEEALRDVIDPELGINVVDLGLLYGISIEPDGTIVLDMTLTTAACPLTDIIEEQAQQALGLIADKVRVQWVWLPPWGPDKITPEGREQLRALGFNV; this is translated from the coding sequence ATGAGCCAAACCGCTCAGGAAACCAATCCGATGGCCGCGCAGCAGGCGCCGACCACCGTCGCCGACGTCGATGTGGCGGCCATTGAGGAGGCGCTGCGCGACGTCATCGACCCGGAGCTGGGCATCAATGTCGTGGACCTCGGCCTGCTGTACGGGATATCGATCGAGCCTGACGGCACCATCGTGCTAGACATGACCCTGACGACGGCCGCATGCCCGCTCACTGACATCATTGAGGAGCAGGCTCAGCAGGCACTCGGACTGATCGCCGACAAGGTGCGCGTGCAGTGGGTGTGGCTGCCGCCGTGGGGCCCGGACAAGATCACCCCGGAGGGTCGCGAGCAGCTGCGTGCCCTCGGCTTCAACGTCTGA
- the sufC gene encoding Fe-S cluster assembly ATPase SufC → MSTLEIKNLHVQVATNDGPKPILKGVDLTVASGEVHAIMGPNGSGKSTLAYSIAGHPDYEVTEGEVLLDGVNILDMTVDERARAGLFLAMQYPVEVPGVTVANFLRTAKTAVDGEAPKVRQWIGQVNQAMENLRMDPAFAQRDVNAGFSGGEKKRFEILQMELLRPRFAILDETDSGLDIDALRIVSEGVNRLHDASDAGFLLITHYTRILRYIKPSHIHVFVDGRVAEEGGADLADRLEEEGYDRFLA, encoded by the coding sequence ATGAGCACCCTCGAGATCAAGAACCTCCACGTCCAGGTCGCCACCAACGACGGTCCCAAGCCCATCCTCAAGGGCGTGGACCTGACCGTCGCCTCCGGTGAGGTGCACGCCATCATGGGCCCCAACGGCTCCGGCAAGTCGACCCTGGCATACTCCATCGCCGGCCACCCAGACTATGAGGTCACCGAGGGCGAGGTGCTGCTGGACGGCGTCAATATCCTCGACATGACCGTCGACGAGCGCGCCCGGGCGGGCCTGTTCCTGGCCATGCAGTACCCCGTTGAGGTCCCCGGCGTAACGGTGGCCAATTTCCTGCGCACCGCCAAGACGGCCGTCGACGGCGAGGCCCCCAAGGTCCGCCAGTGGATCGGCCAGGTCAACCAGGCCATGGAGAACCTGCGCATGGACCCGGCCTTCGCCCAGCGAGATGTGAACGCGGGCTTCTCCGGCGGCGAGAAGAAGCGCTTCGAGATCCTGCAGATGGAGCTGCTGCGCCCCCGCTTCGCCATCCTGGACGAGACGGACTCCGGCCTGGACATTGACGCGCTGCGCATCGTCTCCGAGGGGGTCAACCGGCTGCACGACGCCTCGGACGCCGGCTTCCTGCTGATCACGCACTACACGCGCATCCTGCGCTACATCAAGCCCAGCCACATTCACGTGTTCGTGGACGGCCGGGTTGCCGAGGAGGGCGGTGCGGACCTCGCCGACCGCCTGGAGGAGGAGGGCTACGACCGCTTCCTCGCCTGA
- a CDS encoding aminotransferase class V-fold PLP-dependent enzyme, translating into MTEPNRPQPQAVGNPLTAAEIASLRADFPYLGRPARNGEALAYLDWAATSQKPAAVIDAEADFYRRSNGAAGRSTYQLADEATAVWEDARDAVAEFVGARGSQLVFTKNATEAVNLVALAIGHASLGRPAERGGAAAAATDAAARLRVGAGDEIVVTVAEHHANLVPWQELAARTGATLRWLDLTEDGRIDPSTVSVITDRTRVLAMTHASNVTGAITPLAQLLPAARSAGALVVLDTCQSSPHLPLDFGALSAAGVDAMVLSSHKMLGPTGIGALVATEELLDAMPPVLTGGSMIETVTMASSTYMPGLARFEAGSQPLAQAAGWHAAVDYLARIGMDRLHASEQLLLERALRGMREVPGLRILGPSGTQDRLGVVAFALDGVHPHDVGQVLDAAGVAVRTGHHCAQPIHAHFGVPSSSRISLGPVTTPAEIDRFLEAVATVRGYFQR; encoded by the coding sequence ATGACCGAACCGAACCGGCCTCAGCCGCAGGCGGTGGGTAACCCACTGACCGCGGCCGAGATCGCCTCCTTGCGCGCGGACTTCCCGTACCTGGGGCGGCCCGCCCGCAATGGTGAGGCACTGGCCTACCTGGACTGGGCCGCCACCAGTCAGAAGCCGGCTGCGGTCATTGACGCGGAGGCGGACTTCTATCGCCGCTCCAACGGGGCTGCCGGACGTTCCACCTACCAGCTGGCCGATGAGGCCACGGCTGTGTGGGAGGACGCCCGGGACGCCGTCGCGGAGTTCGTAGGCGCCCGCGGCAGTCAGCTGGTGTTCACCAAGAACGCCACCGAGGCCGTCAACCTGGTGGCGCTGGCCATCGGCCACGCCAGCTTGGGGCGGCCCGCCGAGCGCGGCGGGGCGGCGGCAGCCGCGACCGACGCCGCGGCCCGCCTGCGCGTCGGGGCGGGAGACGAGATTGTGGTGACGGTGGCCGAGCACCACGCCAACCTGGTGCCCTGGCAGGAGCTGGCGGCCCGCACCGGCGCCACCCTGCGCTGGCTGGACCTGACCGAGGACGGACGCATCGATCCGAGCACGGTCTCGGTTATCACCGACCGCACCCGGGTTCTCGCCATGACCCACGCCTCGAATGTGACCGGAGCGATCACGCCGCTGGCGCAGCTCCTGCCCGCCGCCCGCAGCGCCGGCGCCCTGGTGGTGCTGGATACCTGCCAGTCCTCCCCGCACCTGCCCCTGGACTTCGGTGCCCTTTCCGCGGCCGGGGTAGATGCCATGGTGCTCTCCAGCCACAAAATGCTGGGCCCAACCGGGATTGGTGCTCTCGTGGCCACCGAGGAGCTGCTGGACGCGATGCCGCCGGTGCTCACCGGTGGCTCCATGATCGAGACGGTCACCATGGCCTCATCAACCTATATGCCCGGACTCGCACGCTTCGAGGCCGGCAGTCAACCGCTCGCCCAAGCGGCCGGCTGGCATGCAGCCGTCGACTATCTCGCACGAATCGGCATGGACAGGCTGCACGCCTCCGAGCAGCTCTTACTGGAACGCGCCCTGCGGGGCATGAGGGAGGTGCCCGGTCTGCGGATTCTCGGGCCGAGCGGCACTCAGGACCGCCTGGGGGTGGTTGCCTTCGCCCTGGATGGGGTTCACCCCCACGACGTCGGCCAGGTGCTCGACGCCGCCGGCGTGGCGGTGCGTACCGGGCACCACTGCGCCCAGCCGATTCACGCGCACTTCGGGGTGCCCTCATCCTCACGGATATCCTTAGGCCCGGTGACCACGCCCGCGGAGATAGACCGGTTCCTTGAGGCCGTCGCCACAGTCCGCGGCTACTTCCAGAGGTGA
- the gap gene encoding type I glyceraldehyde-3-phosphate dehydrogenase codes for MTVRIGINGFGRIGRTYLRAALANHAGVEVVAVNDLTDAATLGVLLEWDSVSGRLEDVHADGEALVVGGRRIAVFSEPDPAHIPWDSVGADVVIESTGFFTDGAKAAAHLEGGAKKVIVSAPAKGDVPTFVLGINDGELDVHAADVFSNGSCTTNSLAPLAQVLNDLVGIETGLMTTVHAYTGDQRLHDAPHRDLRRARAAAESIIPTSSGAASAIGVVIPELEGRLTGAALRVPVPVGSITDLTIVAGRTTSVEEVNAAFREAAENGPLAGYMQYSEAPIVSRDIVGNPHSLIFDAPLTAVVGNEVKVFGWYDNEWGFSNRLVEFSYRIGSQLAA; via the coding sequence ATGACTGTGCGAATCGGAATCAACGGCTTCGGCCGGATCGGCCGCACCTATCTCAGGGCGGCGCTGGCCAACCACGCGGGCGTCGAGGTCGTCGCCGTCAACGACCTCACCGACGCCGCCACGCTGGGTGTCCTGCTTGAGTGGGACTCCGTCAGCGGCCGTCTGGAGGACGTGCACGCCGACGGTGAGGCGCTCGTGGTGGGCGGCCGACGCATCGCGGTCTTCTCCGAGCCCGACCCCGCCCATATCCCGTGGGACAGCGTAGGAGCCGATGTGGTCATCGAGTCCACCGGATTCTTCACGGACGGAGCCAAGGCCGCCGCCCACCTGGAGGGCGGGGCCAAGAAGGTGATCGTCTCCGCCCCCGCGAAGGGTGACGTTCCCACCTTCGTCCTGGGCATCAATGACGGCGAGCTCGATGTCCACGCCGCTGACGTCTTCTCCAACGGCTCGTGCACCACCAACTCGCTGGCACCGCTCGCGCAGGTTCTCAACGACCTGGTGGGCATTGAAACCGGACTCATGACTACGGTTCACGCCTACACGGGAGATCAGCGCCTGCACGACGCACCGCACCGCGACCTGCGCCGCGCCCGTGCCGCCGCGGAGTCGATCATCCCGACGTCGTCGGGAGCAGCCAGCGCCATCGGAGTGGTCATTCCCGAACTGGAGGGGCGCCTGACCGGGGCCGCCCTGCGCGTACCGGTTCCCGTCGGCTCAATCACCGACCTGACGATTGTCGCGGGCCGGACCACGTCCGTGGAAGAGGTCAACGCCGCCTTCCGGGAGGCCGCGGAGAACGGCCCGCTGGCCGGGTACATGCAGTACTCCGAGGCGCCCATCGTCTCCCGCGACATCGTCGGCAACCCGCACTCGTTGATATTCGATGCTCCGCTGACCGCCGTCGTCGGCAACGAGGTGAAGGTGTTCGGCTGGTATGACAACGAGTGGGGCTTCTCCAACCGGCTCGTCGAGTTCTCCTACCGGATCGGCTCACAGCTGGCCGCCTGA
- the sufB gene encoding Fe-S cluster assembly protein SufB, whose amino-acid sequence MTAPVTETVRSSDDEIIESISETYEYGWRDSDAAGLSARRGLDEQVVREISALKGEPEWMLQKRLKAYEIFKRKPMPTWGVDLSDLDMDQVKYFVRSTDKPASSWEDLPEDIRNTYDRLGIPQAERDRLVAGVAAQYESEVVYEQIREDLQEQGVIFLDTDSALKQYPELMREYFGSVVPAGDNKFAALNTAVWSGGSFIYVPPGVQVEIPLQAYFRINTENMGQFERTLIIADEGSYVHYVEGCTAPIYSTDSLHSAIVEIIVKKNARVRYTTIQNWSNNVYNLVTQRATCAEGATMEWVDGNIGSKRNMKYPAVFLMGPHARGEALSIAFAGAGQHQDTGAKMVHMAPHTSSHIVSKSISRGGGRSGYRGLVQVQKNARHSKSNVLCDALLVDEISRSDTYPYVDVRTDDVEMGHEATVSKVSADQLFYLMQRGLTETEAMATIVRGFVEPIARELPMEYALELNRLIELQMENSVG is encoded by the coding sequence ATGACAGCTCCCGTGACTGAGACCGTCCGCAGCAGCGACGACGAGATCATCGAGTCGATTTCAGAGACCTACGAGTACGGCTGGCGTGACTCCGACGCCGCCGGCCTCTCCGCCAGGCGCGGCCTGGACGAGCAAGTGGTCCGTGAGATCTCCGCGCTGAAGGGCGAGCCCGAGTGGATGCTGCAAAAGCGCCTGAAGGCGTACGAGATCTTCAAGCGCAAGCCCATGCCGACCTGGGGCGTGGACCTGTCCGACTTGGACATGGACCAGGTCAAGTACTTCGTGCGCTCCACAGACAAGCCGGCCTCCTCCTGGGAGGACCTGCCCGAGGACATCCGCAACACCTACGACCGGCTCGGGATTCCCCAGGCGGAGCGCGACCGGCTCGTGGCCGGGGTAGCCGCACAGTACGAGTCCGAGGTCGTCTACGAGCAGATCCGCGAGGACCTTCAGGAGCAGGGCGTGATCTTCCTGGACACCGACTCCGCCCTGAAGCAGTACCCCGAGCTGATGCGGGAGTACTTCGGCTCCGTCGTGCCCGCAGGCGACAACAAGTTCGCCGCCCTGAACACGGCCGTGTGGTCCGGCGGCTCCTTCATCTACGTGCCGCCGGGCGTGCAGGTGGAGATCCCCCTGCAGGCCTACTTCCGCATCAACACCGAGAACATGGGCCAGTTCGAGCGCACCCTGATCATCGCTGACGAGGGCTCCTACGTGCACTACGTGGAGGGCTGCACCGCCCCCATCTACTCCACCGACTCCCTGCACTCGGCGATCGTGGAGATCATCGTCAAGAAGAACGCGCGCGTGCGCTACACGACCATCCAGAACTGGTCCAACAACGTCTACAACCTGGTCACCCAGCGCGCCACCTGCGCCGAGGGCGCCACCATGGAGTGGGTGGACGGCAACATCGGTTCCAAGCGGAACATGAAGTACCCGGCCGTCTTCCTCATGGGGCCCCACGCCCGCGGTGAGGCCCTGTCCATCGCCTTCGCCGGCGCCGGGCAGCACCAGGACACCGGCGCCAAGATGGTCCACATGGCGCCGCACACCTCCAGCCACATCGTCTCCAAGTCGATCTCCCGGGGCGGCGGCCGCTCCGGCTACCGCGGCCTGGTGCAGGTACAGAAGAACGCCCGGCACTCCAAGTCCAATGTGCTGTGCGACGCCCTGCTGGTGGATGAGATCTCGCGCTCGGACACCTACCCGTACGTGGACGTGCGCACCGACGACGTCGAGATGGGGCACGAGGCCACCGTGTCCAAGGTGAGTGCCGACCAGCTGTTCTACCTGATGCAGCGCGGGCTGACCGAGACCGAGGCCATGGCCACGATCGTGCGCGGCTTCGTCGAGCCCATCGCCCGGGAGCTGCCCATGGAGTACGCCCTGGAGCTCAACCGGCTCATCGAGCTGCAGATGGAGAACTCCGTCGGCTGA
- the sufU gene encoding Fe-S cluster assembly sulfur transfer protein SufU: MNELDQLYQQVILDHSRERHGAGALDAPDAVSHQVNPTCGDEVTLGVRVVDGRIESVGWEGDGCSISQASISVMHDLVDGADLATVARLEAEFDALMHSRGRGVDPAVLDELEDAAAFEGVSKYPNRVKCALLGWIALKDALLKAGEPLEGTQAD, from the coding sequence ATGAACGAACTTGATCAGCTGTACCAGCAGGTCATCCTCGACCACTCGCGCGAGCGCCACGGCGCGGGTGCCCTGGATGCACCGGACGCCGTCTCCCATCAGGTCAACCCGACCTGCGGAGACGAGGTTACCTTGGGGGTGCGGGTGGTTGACGGGCGCATCGAGTCCGTCGGCTGGGAGGGGGACGGCTGCTCCATCTCACAGGCGTCCATCTCGGTTATGCATGATCTGGTAGATGGCGCGGACTTAGCGACCGTGGCGAGGCTCGAGGCGGAATTCGACGCGCTGATGCACTCGCGCGGGCGCGGCGTCGATCCCGCCGTGCTGGACGAACTGGAGGATGCCGCGGCCTTCGAAGGCGTGTCGAAGTATCCCAACCGGGTCAAATGCGCCTTATTGGGATGGATCGCGCTCAAGGATGCGTTGCTCAAGGCAGGTGAGCCATTGGAAGGAACCCAGGCGGACTGA